The proteins below come from a single Triticum aestivum cultivar Chinese Spring chromosome 5D, IWGSC CS RefSeq v2.1, whole genome shotgun sequence genomic window:
- the LOC123121993 gene encoding uncharacterized protein isoform X1, translated as MGAARRGLLLDQWRGIQEDEEAYDDRGEPSAANHRRRRLNQAKEQWFSHCFDFLESLPKEEHIWCGYADIMGPFLEMFHGYFDEQENSLVRTIWSRISQELGICTQCVCEHHQAQESFDIECRSGSIDPLQKVLRHLDEERVTKHLEKINAMIQLKEYDPSCHGAEVVCIMFEVLMYPVLLDDQSLANQFQKFIETIDESYEVSLSTNQQYPGVYALLFFKSGKARAIGLRLSRSMGKLRKAVDLEPLQPLLQKYINFLDAEVLPSTPESSRPRVQLQRADVWLGFKSLLGFLEAPAFEDGILEKYPIFLNIVLNHVSDDGFDLSCAVSCLKASFEMLGCKLWLRTTLSPSVIRNTLLGQCFHTRDEKSHKEIFDLFIPFLQSLEALQDGEHEKQRRNILYFLLHQVTRSSNFSALMRKNATKIALLIVQRGYTMNPPCPASECAHMWGPSLICSLNDTSLHSSLRQPAFDLINILIVSDASALISFKLKYESATKGDSSNSVMFVEDEDELPFADDTAEKEYSCWSDFRALNKLTFRGCKDWTCVPLLWYLVMVQLEPSKLPMAFSKAVFWALSHISILEPGLAMDLSVPVNDWLSSHAGEVSSTFSWQVPNGADDGGGGKDCINTLKVSKFGTLLLRIFKRFAIRVIMQIEQCGLQKQWTWEPMMAESLILALVDPNDNVRQAGRAVMEHVSQARGLTPGLQFLCSSASSLSAVFVGLRYAVQLVERQSLLADFHSLHHLFFVICKLIKEDIAQQPSIPQPAKPSEGGFLRQPFSNVPITPPEHAVDIISWEKFSTLLSATLWPLISTCLIKGEELINTKQCQISCVRVLELLPLVYNRVNSYCAEPFSMTTLVPDPSDMTWLFHLINWGKSSLLVISRHWKQCMLSLFKILKGSHGDTIQRYIEDLGDTISHDVIDMDELKGRISNLNLAVFKKVPTKSVETIPSLIRHTDQERHTGRDNLEAMKPSHASDTEHIILLSDSEENLPTDDVIGEEVLSSVKENDGFTSSDLLKNPSVQTMPVEDKHVSLKQQTRSDISASSRPVSTENRGTRAASKGLGGTKMPSVPANKNSTSLLPNKVKSSVSATTQPSRPNLSSDVCKFKSIFRDMSDDEDDPLEHALDNYRRPQIRVTKSAILIPKRQIVQLQLPAERRQSSGRPDTSFRRFSPPKLDSWFKNILEMDYFAIVGLSSSETVKKPALKQIPVCFDSQAQYVEIFQPLVIEEFKAQLQNAYVETPPEDMMCGSISILSVERVDEFLVVRGRAENTVCVKSKGCIENDLILLTKDPLKSSGQQVHVLGKVDRRESDKNKALIIVIKFYLSNEIPRLNKVKRLLVERSKWFLNRVLSMTPQLREFSALSSLNDIPVLPVILNPVSCTATNHESVKVYLDKLARPLRKVLKSSYNDSQLQAVSIAIGSASSKTKCDLSLIQGPPGTGKTKTIVAIVSALLSLHADNSYNLPRNESQASAEFTKPRTKISQTAAVARAWQDAALAKQQIKDSQRENPRTERLSKGILSRGRALICAQSNAAVDELVSRLSNGLYDTEGKLYRPYIVRVGNAKTVHPNSIPFFIDTLVEQRLSDELKINDESKISSDGESSGSLRARLEKVVDRIRYYESRRKLVEGDKTETGSSVPDEDEMDEVSDEAIGAKLNILYTQKRAVSSELATAHAREKKIADENKSLKHKVRKSILGEAEIVVTTLSGCGGDIYGVCSETASAKKYGNFSEQALFDVVVIDEAAQALEPATLIPLQLLKSKGTKCIMVGDPKQLPATVMSGLASKFLYECSMFERLQRAGYPVIMLTKQYRMHPDISRFPSLHFYENKLLDGAQKAEKSAPFHDHSCLGPYMFFDIADGRERAGTSAAAQSLSNQFEADAALEILSFLKNRYPADFSCRKIGIITPYRSQLSLLRSRFTSFFGPEIVAEMEINTVDGFQGREVDILVLSTVRASNSSGDRHHTGEARSIGFVADVRRMNVALTRARFSLWIVGNARTLQTNSHWASLLQNAKERNMLISVQKPYSLIFQNVHGTTHSHLKQQKENEKADMTNSRTVNAQLHKEHVRHADSATEKIGKSLREDQAKQASRWDQKTRKTRDSTLRKFSQENEATTQNDDMRATKGSLKQDIDQDSVMRKQGAEKKLSVQNVNQLELAKRLATGDPHDGSRVRKQRELNKPVSENADMETDKALFKHGPSENPKVRLHNYDKKAANQNNDMGTIKGSSKHDSVVKSVAKQDDGSSSAQHCEMQNLIQKAKGARKFSETPRFSNSNKEGSLLKDDAVSELANRNSGTGPPTIPDMKKNKVKGARKFTEQPRSGNSNQVDPSVSSHFDGTSSHIRDLTTSQAAKQTVTSQKDQIAARKRQREDVESLLSSALISSKKPKKKQK; from the exons AtgggggcggcgcggcggggccTGCTGCTCGACCAGTGGCGCGGGAtccaggaggacgaggaggcgtaCGACGACCGCGGCGAGCCGTCCGCGGCcaaccatcgccgccgccgcctcaaccAGGCCAAGGAGCAGTG GTTTTCACATTGTTTTGATTTTCTAGAAAGTTTGCCAAAAGAAGAGCATATTTGGTGTGGATATGCTGATATTATGGGACCTTTTTTAGAAATGTTCCATGGTTACTTTGATGAGCAGGAAAACTCACTCGTTAGAACAATATGGTCACGGATTTCTCAAGAACTGGGCATTTGTACACAGTGTGTGTGTGAACACCACCAGGCACAGGAATCTTTTGATATTGAATGTCGGTCAGGTAGTATTGACCCCCTCCAGAAAGTATTACGGCATCTTGATGAAGAGAGGGTTACGAAGCACCTAGAAAAGATAAATGCAATGATTCAGCTTAAGGAATATGACCCTTCCTGTCATGGTGCAGAAGTTGTTTGCATAATGTTCGAA GTTTTGATGTATCCTGTTCTATTAGATGACCAATCACTGGCTAATCAGTTCCAGAAGTTCATTGAAACAATTGATGAATCATATGAAGTGAGCCTTTCAACTAATCAGCAATATCCT GGTGTTTACGCATTACTTTTCTTCAAAAGTGGTAAAGCTCGGGCTATTGGTCTTCGCTTATCCCGATCCATGGGGAAATTAAG GAAAGCGGTTGACCTGGAACCACTGCAACCCTTACTGCAAAAGTACATCAATTTCTTGGATGCTGAAGTTCTTCCATCTACTCCAGAATCTTCAAGGCCCAGGGTGCAGCTCCAAAGGGCTGATGTTTGGCTTGGATTTAAATCACT CCTTGGATTTCTCGAGGCACCTGCTTTTGAAGATGGAATCTTGGAGAAATACCCTATCTTCCTGAATATTGTACTTAACCATGTCAGTGATGACGGATTCGATTTATCATGTGCTGTTAGTTGCCTCAAAGCatcatttgaaatgcttg GCTGCAAACTTTGGTTGAGAACAACGCTATCACCTAGTGTTATTCGGAACACATTATTGGGTCAGTGTTTTCACACTCGAGATGAGAAAAGTCACAAAGAAATTTTCGATCTTTTCATCCCGTTTCTTCAG TCCCTTGAAGCTCTACAAGATGGCGAACATGAGAAGCAACGGAGGAATATTCTGTATTTTCTTCTTCATCAAGTAACTCGGAGTAGTAATTTCAGTGCACTGATGAGAAAAAATGCTACTAAG ATTGCTCTTCTTATTGTGCAAAGAGGCTACACAATGAACCCTCCTTGCCCAGCCTCGGAATGTGCCCATATGTG GGGACCATCTTTGATATGCTCGTTAAATGATACATCCTTGCATAGTTCTCTGCGCCAACCTGCGTTTGATCTCATCAATATTCTCATAGTTTCTGATGCTTCTGCCTTGATTTCCTTTAAACTGAAGTATGAGTCTGCCACAAAGGGTGATTCAAGCAACTCTGTCATGTTCGTCGAGGACGAGGATGAATTGCCTTTTGCAGATGATACTGCGGAGAAGGAGTACAGCTGTTGGAGTGATTTCAGAGCTCTGAACAAGTTGACATTTAGGGGATGCAAGGATTGGACATGTGTCCCTTTGTTATGGTATCTGGTAATGGTTCAGTTGGAACCCTCTAAACTGCCTATGGCTTTTTCGAAAGCAGTGTTTTGGGCTCTATCTCATATTTCTATTTTGGAGCCTGGGTTAGCTATGGACTTGTCAGTGCCTGTAAATGATTGGTTATCGTCACATGCTGGAGAAGTCTCGTCAACATTCTCATGGCAAGTTCCAAATGGTGCTGATGATGGTGGAGGTGGGAAGGATTGCATCAATACTCTCAAGGTGTCAAAATTTGGTACCCTGTTATTGAGAATATTTAAAAG ATTTGCAATCCGTGTCATCATGCAAATTGAGCAATGTGGGCTTCAAAAGCAATGGACATGGGAACCAATGATGGCGGAAAGCTTGATTTTGGCACTAGTTGATCCCAATGAT AATGTGCGGCAAGCAGGGAGGGCTGTCATGGAACATGTATCCCAAGCACGGGGTTTGACTCCTGGGCTTCAATTTCTGTGCTCGAGTGCATCTTCACTGTCTGCTGTTTTCGTTGGTCTAAGATATGCAGTGCAGCTG GTGGAAAGGCAGTCACTTTTGGCAGATTTTCATAGTCTTCATCACTTGTTTTTTGTCATATGCAAATTAATCAAGGAGGACATTGCTCAACAGCCTTCAATTCCACAGCCAGCAAAACCTTCTGAAGGTGGTTTCTTGCGTCAACCATTTTCAAATGTACCAATTACCCCACCAGAACATGCTGTAGATATTATTTCCTGGGAGAAGTTCAGCACTTTGCTTTCAGCAACTCTCTGGCCTTTAATTTCCACATGCCTGATAAAGGGGGAGGAGCTAATAAATACCAAACAATGTCAG ATATCATGTGTTCGAGTGCTTGAGTTGCTTCCCCTAGTATACAACAGAGTCAACTCATATTGTGCTGAGCCATTCAGTATGACGACACTGGTTCCAGACCCTAGTGATATGACATGGCTTTTTCACTTGATTAACTGGGGGAAATCATCTCTGCTTGTGATCAGCAGACACTGGAAACAGTGCATGCTATCTTTATTTAAAATATTAAAGGGTTCACATGGTGACACCATTCAACGCTACATTGAAGATCTTGGTGATACCATTTCACACG ATGTAATTGATATGGATGAACTTAAAGGGAGAATTTCTAATCTTAATCTTGCGGTGTTCAAGAAGGTGCCCACAAAATCAGTTGAAACCATCCCTTCTCTGATTAGGCACACAGATCAGGAGAGACATACTGGTCGGGACAATCTTGAGGCCATGAAGCCCTCTCACGCGTCAGACACCGAACACATAATTCTTCTTTCAGACAGTGAAGAAAATTTGCCTACAGATGATGTCATTGGTGAGGAGGTTTTGTCTTCAGTGAAGGAGAATGACGGATTTACTTCTTCAGATCTGTTAAAAAATCCCTCTGTACAAACAATGCCAGTTGAAGATAAACATGTGTCCTTAAAACAGCAGACACGCAGTGATATTAGTGCCTCTTCAAGACCTGTATCGACGGAGAATAGAGGCACACGTGCTGCCTCAAAAGGATTAGGTGGAACAAAGATGCCAAGTGTTCCAGCCAATAAAAATAGTACTTCCCTTTTACCAAACAAGGTTAAATCATCTGTTAGCGCCACTACTCAACCATCCCGTCCAAATTTGTCATCGGATGTATGCAAATTTAAGTCAATTTTCAGAGATATGTctgatgatgaagatgatcccTTAGAGCATGCACTTGATAATTACAGAAGACCACAAATTCGTGTAACAAAGTCTGCCATATTAATTCCTAAAAGGCAAATAGTTCAACTTCAGTTGCCTGCTGAAAGGAGACAGTCTTCTGGCAGACCGGATACCAGTTTCCGACGTTTTAGTCCTCCTAAGCTGGACAGTTGGTTTAAGAATATATTGGAAATGGATTACTTTGCTATTGTCGGGCTATCTTCTTCCGAGACAGTAAAGAAACCTGCTTTAAAACAAATTCCTGTCTGCTTTGATTCACAAGCTCAATATGTTGAGATTTTCCAGCCACTTGTTATAGAAGAGTTCAAAGCTCAGTTGCAGAATGCTTATGTTGAAACCCCTCCTGAAGATATGATGTGCGGCTCTATTTCTATACTCTCAGTTGAAAGAGTTGATGAGTTTCTTGTTGTTCGTGGACGTGCTGAGAACACAGTGTGTGTCAAATCTAAAGGGTGTATAGAGAATGATCTAATACTGCTTACCAAGGATCCACTGAAAAGCTCTGGACAGCAAGTCCATGTGCTTGGAAAG GTGGATCGGCGTGAGAGTGACAAAAATAAGGCTTTAATTATTGTAATAAAGTTCTACCTCTCGAATGAGATTCCACGTTTAAATAAAGTGAAACGGCTTCTTGTTGAAAGAAGTAAATGGTTCTTGAATCGGGTTTTGAGCATGACTCCTCAACTCCGAGAATTCAGTGCTCTATCATCATTAAATGACATCCCAGTGCTTCCAGTAATCCTGAATCCTGTTTCATGTACTGCAACCAACCATGAATCTGTAAAAGTGTATCTTGATAAACTTGCACGCCCTCTGCGGAAAGTATTGAAGTCTTCATACAATGACAGCCAGCTCCAAGCTGTAAGTATTGCCATTGGGTCAGCAAGCTCGAAAACAAAATGTGATCTGTCTCTTATTCAGGGCCCTCCAG GTACAGGTAAAACAAAAACTATCGTTGCGATCGTGAGTGCATTGCTTTCTTTACATGCCGACAACTCTTACAATTTACCAAGAAATGAATCCCAGGCTAGTGCTGAATTTACCAAGCCAAGAACAAAGATTAGTCAAACTGCTGCAGTAGCTAGAGCTTGGCAGGATGCAGCCCTGGCTAAACAACAGATAAAGGATTCCCAGAGAGAAAACCCGAGGACAGAACGGCTTTCAAAAGGCATCCTTTCAAGAGGAAGGGCTCTAATATGTGCGCAGTCAAATGCGGCAGTTGATGAACTTGTGTCAAGACTCAGTAATGGATTGTATGATACTGAAGGAAAGCTGTATAGACCTTATATAGTGAGGGTTGGTAATGCAAAGACAGTTCATCCTAATTCAATTCCTTTCTTTATTGACACACTTGTTGAACAAAGGTTGTCAGACGAGTTAAAGATTAATGATGAATCCAAAATTTCATCGGATGGCGAATCCTCTGGTTCACTTAGGGCTAGGTTGGAGAAGGTTGTAGACAGAATTAGATATTATGAGTCACGGCGAAAACTAGTGGAGGGTGATAAGACAGAAACTGGATCTTCTGTGCCCGATGAAGATGAGATGGATGAAGTTTCTGATGAAGCAATTGGTGCAAAGCTCAATATTTTATATACACAGAAAAGGGCAGTTTCTTCAGAACTTGCCACTGCTCATGCACGTGAAAAGAAAATAGCTGATGAAAACAAGTCTCTTAAGCACAAGGTAAGGAAGTCAATTCTTGGAGAAGCAGAGATTGTTGTGACAACGCTCAGTGGGTGTGGAGGTGATATTTACGGAGTTTGCTCGGAAACTGCTTCAGCTAAGAAATATGGGAATTTCTCTGAGCAAGCTTTGTTTGATGTTGTTGTTATCGATGAAGCTGCACAG GCTCTTGAGCCTGCAACTTTGATTCCACTTCAGCTACTCAAGTCGAAAGGAACTAAGTGCATAATG GTTGGTGATCCGAAGCAGCTACCTGCTACCGTGATGTCTGGATTGGCTAGCAAGTTTCTCTATGAGTGCAGCATGTTTGAACGCCTACAAAGAGCTGGTTATCCAGTTATTATGCTCACTAAACAG TACCGAATGCATCCTGACATTAGCAGATTCCCGTCGTTGCATTTCTATGAAAACAAACTGCTGGATGGTGCTCAGAAGGCTGAGAAATCAGCTCCTTTCCATGATCACAGTTGTCTTGGTCCATACATGTTCTTTGATATTGCCGATGGTCGTGAGCGTGCTGGAACAAGTGCTGCTGCACAATCACTCTCTAATCAATTTGAAGCTGATGCAGCACTTGAAATACTGTCATTTTTAAAGAACAG ATATCCAGCAGATTTCTCCTGTAGAAAGATAGGGATCATAACTCCATACAGGAGTCAACTCTCCTTGCTGCGTTCAAGGTTCACTTCTTTTTTTGGGCCTGAGATCGTTGCTGAGATGGAAATCAATACTGTGGATGGATTTCAAGGTCGGGAAGTTGACATCTTGGTGTTGTCAACTGTTAGAGCTTCCAACTCCTCAGGTGACAGGCATCACACTGGTGAAGCACGTAGCATTGGGTTTGTTGCAGATGTTAGGCGTATGAATGTTGCGCTAACACGCGCTAGGTTTTCTCTATGGATAGTTGGTAATGCAAGAACATTGCAGACAAATTCACACTGGGCTTCCTTATTGCAGAATGCTAAAGAACGGAATATGCTCATCTCAGTTCAGAAGCCCTATAGTCTGATCTTTCAAAATGTTCATGGTACTACCCATAGTCACCTTAAGCAGCAGAAGGAAAATGAAAAGGCTGATATGACAAACTCGCGGACAGTCAATGCACAACTCCATAAAGAACATGTGAGACATGCTGACAGTGCTACAGAAAAGATAGGCAAAAGTTTACGTGAGGATCAGGCAAAACAAGCATCACGCTGGGATCAAAAGACTCGTAAAACTCGAGACTCCACCTTGAGAAAATTCAGTCAAGAAAATGAAGCGACAACGCAGAATGATGATATGAGAGCTACCAAGGGCTCATTGAAACAAGATATTGATCAGGATTCAGTGATGAGAAAGCAAGGGGCAGAAAAGAAGTTGTCCGTGCAGAATGTTAATCAGCTGGAGCTTGCTAAAAGGTTGGCAACAGGGGATCCCCATGATGGCTCTCGTGTCCGAAAGCAAAGGGAATTGAATAAGCCTGTTAGCGAGAATGCTGATATGGAAACTGATAAGGCCTTATTTAAGCATGGTCCATCTGAGAATCCCAAGGTGAGATTACATAATTACGACAAAAAGGCTGCCAACCAAAACAATGATATGGGAACCATCAAGGGTTCGTCAAAACATGATTCTGTTGTAAAATCAGTGGCCAAGCAGGATGATGGTTCTTCATCAGCACAACACTGTGAAATGCAGAATTTGATACAAAAGGCTAAAGGAGCAAGGAAGTTTTCTGAAACACCAAGGTTCAGTAATTCAAACAAAGAGGGTTCCTTGCTTAAAGATGACGCAGTTTCGGAATTAGCAAATAGGAACAGTGGTACTGGTCCACCAACAATCCCTGATATGAAGAAAAATAAGGTCAAGGGGGCAAGGAAGTTTACCGAACAACCAAGATCTGGGAACTCGAATCAGGTGGATCCATCAGTTTCATCACATTTTGATGGAACAAGCAGCCATATACGGGACCTCACGACAAGCCAAGCTGCTAAGCAAACTGTAACTAGTCAAAAGGACCAAATTGCAGCGAGGAAGCGTCAAAGGGAGGACGTTGAGTCTTTACTTTCCTCAGCTCTTATATCGTCAAAGAAGCCTAAGAAGAAACAAAAATGA